From one Streptomyces chromofuscus genomic stretch:
- a CDS encoding DUF2470 domain-containing protein encodes MGDSQAWTAAPAAAEQARSVLATSWSCAVTAEGVREELVGTHTVEGDGRILLHVPDDSALLAATICAPRGEPSAVLEFADVAPVPMRNRIRARLWLAGWFTLEKGHLAFRATRVVLRRPSGALVIDLDEFAAAAPDPLATAEARLLTHLAEAHPDAVERLTRLVEPGSLHGVVRVQPLAVDRHGLTLRIERRRAHGDVRLAFHTPADGVAQLTERMHVLLAQASAASCPCALQRQRADGDG; translated from the coding sequence ATGGGTGACAGCCAAGCCTGGACGGCCGCGCCCGCCGCGGCGGAACAGGCCCGATCGGTGCTCGCCACCTCGTGGTCGTGCGCGGTGACCGCGGAGGGCGTGCGCGAGGAACTCGTCGGCACGCACACCGTGGAGGGGGACGGCCGGATCCTCCTGCACGTGCCGGACGACAGCGCCCTGCTCGCGGCCACCATCTGCGCGCCCCGCGGCGAGCCGTCCGCCGTCCTGGAGTTCGCCGACGTCGCACCCGTTCCGATGCGCAACCGCATCCGGGCCCGGCTCTGGCTGGCCGGATGGTTCACCCTCGAGAAGGGCCACCTCGCCTTCCGGGCCACCCGGGTGGTGCTGCGCCGGCCGTCCGGCGCGCTGGTGATCGACCTCGACGAGTTCGCCGCCGCCGCGCCCGACCCGCTGGCCACCGCCGAGGCACGGCTGCTCACCCACCTGGCCGAGGCCCACCCCGACGCGGTCGAGCGGCTCACCCGGCTCGTCGAACCCGGCAGCCTGCACGGCGTGGTGCGCGTCCAGCCGCTCGCGGTCGACCGGCACGGACTGACGCTGCGTATCGAACGGCGCCGCGCCCACGGCGACGTACGGCTGGCCTTCCACACGCCCGCCGACGGCGTCGCCCAGCTCACCGAACGCATGCACGTGCTGCTCGCGCAGGCGAGTGCCGCCTCCTGCCCCTGCGCGCTACAGCGGCAGCGCGCAGACGGCGACGGGTGA